In one Bradyrhizobium sp. 4 genomic region, the following are encoded:
- a CDS encoding C40 family peptidase — MRDPGRDPRLTPARGDLAAKYLEGKVQADRFVTGEEFETVEAIAPVREQPSSNAMLMTQALRGERVTVYDRNGEGWVWGQLSGDGYVGWLPDAALMKPSAAPTHMVSALRTFAFPGPSIKLPPADTLVMGSKIVVVREDGSFAVTRDGQYLPKPHLVPLGHREPDFVAVAERFVGTPYLWGGKSSLGVDCSGLVQISLTSAGIGCPRDSDMQQAGLGRALEPHEQSKPQRGDLIFWKGHVAIVRDGGTMVHANAHHMATVIEPIEPAIARIKQAGSEVTAIKRL; from the coding sequence ATGCGTGATCCTGGGCGAGATCCAAGGCTGACACCCGCGCGCGGCGACCTCGCCGCAAAATACCTCGAAGGCAAGGTGCAGGCGGATCGTTTCGTCACGGGCGAGGAATTCGAGACAGTCGAGGCGATCGCGCCCGTGCGCGAACAGCCGTCGTCGAACGCGATGCTGATGACGCAAGCGTTGCGCGGCGAGCGCGTCACGGTCTACGACCGCAACGGCGAAGGCTGGGTGTGGGGTCAGCTTTCCGGTGACGGCTATGTCGGCTGGCTGCCGGATGCAGCGCTGATGAAGCCCTCGGCCGCCCCGACCCATATGGTCAGCGCGCTACGAACCTTTGCCTTCCCCGGTCCCTCGATCAAGCTGCCGCCCGCAGACACCCTGGTGATGGGATCAAAGATCGTGGTTGTGCGCGAGGACGGCAGCTTCGCCGTGACGCGCGACGGACAATATCTGCCCAAGCCCCATCTCGTCCCGCTCGGTCATCGCGAGCCGGATTTCGTCGCCGTCGCCGAGCGTTTCGTCGGCACGCCCTATCTCTGGGGTGGCAAGAGCAGCCTTGGCGTCGATTGCTCCGGACTCGTCCAGATCTCGCTGACGTCAGCGGGCATCGGCTGCCCGCGCGACAGCGACATGCAGCAGGCCGGCCTCGGTCGCGCGCTGGAGCCGCATGAGCAGAGCAAGCCACAACGCGGCGATCTCATCTTCTGGAAGGGGCATGTCGCGATCGTCCGCGATGGCGGCACCATGGTTCACGCCAATGCGCATCACATGGCAACGGTGATCGAGCCGATCGAGCCGGCCATCGCACGGATCAAGCAAGCCGGCAGCGAGGTCACCGCGATCAAGCGGCTCTGA
- a CDS encoding ABC transporter ATP-binding protein, with translation MDAINQPLLSVRDLSVAFHQGGATTLAVDKVSFQIRRGECLALVGESGSGKSVSALSILKLLPYPNASHPSGSIHFKGQELIDRSEQEMREIRGSDISIIFQEPMTSLNPLHTIEAQIGEIIQLHNPTSNAEARGRTLELLTQVGIPEPETRLKSYPHQLSGGQRQRVMIAMALANEPDLLIADEPTTALDVTVQAQILTLLAEIRGRLGMSLLFITHDLGIVRRIADQVCVMKGGEIVEQGPVEQVFKSPKHPYTRDLLAAEPKPDPAPPQPDAPVVMSADDLKVWFPIKRGLMRKTVGHIKAVDGVSIAVRKGETLGVVGESGSGKTTLGLALLRLISSNGRIVFLGQDIQGLRFKEMRPFRRDMQIVFQDPFGSLSPRMSVADIVAEGLTVHQPQLSRGEREERVVKALEDVGLKPDTRNRYPHEFSGGQRQRISIARAVVLEPDFVVLDEPTSALDMLIQAQMVDLLRELQRRRDLTYMFISHDLRVVASLASHLIVMRGGKVVEEGQAAEIFRNPKTDYTRALFAAAFRLETAENGSAAT, from the coding sequence ATGGACGCGATCAACCAGCCTCTGCTCAGCGTGCGCGACCTCTCGGTGGCTTTCCACCAGGGCGGCGCCACCACGCTCGCGGTCGACAAGGTCTCGTTCCAGATCAGGCGCGGCGAGTGCCTGGCGCTGGTCGGCGAGTCCGGCTCCGGCAAGTCGGTCAGCGCGCTCTCGATTCTCAAGCTGTTGCCCTATCCGAACGCCTCGCATCCTTCGGGCAGCATCCACTTCAAGGGCCAGGAACTGATCGACCGGTCGGAGCAGGAGATGCGGGAGATTCGCGGCAGCGACATCTCGATCATCTTCCAGGAGCCGATGACCTCGCTCAACCCACTCCACACGATCGAGGCGCAGATCGGCGAGATCATCCAGCTGCACAATCCGACCAGCAATGCCGAGGCGCGCGGGCGGACGCTGGAATTGCTGACGCAGGTTGGCATTCCCGAGCCAGAAACGCGGCTGAAGAGCTATCCGCACCAGCTCTCCGGCGGCCAGCGCCAGCGCGTGATGATCGCGATGGCGCTCGCCAACGAGCCGGACCTGCTGATCGCGGACGAGCCGACCACGGCGCTCGACGTCACCGTGCAAGCGCAGATCCTGACGCTGCTCGCAGAGATCCGCGGCCGGCTCGGCATGAGCCTGCTCTTCATCACCCACGATCTCGGCATCGTGCGCCGCATCGCCGACCAGGTCTGCGTCATGAAGGGCGGCGAGATCGTGGAGCAGGGGCCGGTCGAGCAGGTCTTCAAGAGCCCGAAGCATCCCTATACGCGCGACCTGCTCGCCGCGGAGCCGAAGCCGGATCCCGCGCCGCCGCAGCCAGATGCGCCGGTGGTGATGTCGGCCGACGATCTGAAAGTCTGGTTTCCGATCAAGCGCGGGTTGATGCGCAAGACGGTCGGCCACATCAAGGCGGTGGACGGCGTCAGCATCGCCGTGCGCAAAGGCGAGACGCTCGGCGTCGTCGGCGAGTCCGGCTCGGGCAAGACCACGCTGGGGCTCGCATTGCTGCGGCTGATCTCCTCGAACGGACGCATTGTGTTCCTGGGGCAGGATATCCAGGGTCTGCGCTTCAAGGAAATGCGGCCGTTCCGGCGCGACATGCAGATCGTGTTTCAGGATCCGTTCGGCTCGCTCAGCCCGCGCATGTCGGTCGCCGACATCGTCGCGGAAGGCCTCACCGTGCATCAGCCGCAGCTCTCGCGCGGCGAGCGTGAGGAGCGCGTCGTCAAGGCGCTCGAGGACGTCGGATTGAAGCCGGATACCCGCAACCGTTATCCGCACGAATTCTCCGGCGGCCAGCGCCAGCGCATCAGCATCGCGCGGGCGGTGGTGCTGGAGCCGGATTTCGTCGTGCTGGATGAGCCGACCAGTGCGCTCGACATGCTGATTCAGGCGCAGATGGTCGATCTGCTACGTGAATTGCAGCGCCGTCGCGATCTCACCTACATGTTCATCTCGCACGATCTGCGCGTCGTCGCCTCGCTCGCGAGCCATCTGATCGTGATGCGTGGCGGCAAGGTGGTCGAGGAAGGCCAGGCCGCCGAGATCTTCAGGAATCCGAAGACGGATTACACGCGCGCGCTGTTTGCGGCGGCGTTCCGGCTGGAGACGGCCGAGAACGGTTCGGCGGCGACGTAG
- a CDS encoding leucyl aminopeptidase family protein: protein MPSVFETSPTAIPITFVTKSSWDQVAERLPAAQRQFATASAFTAKPGGYLALPAPDGAIAQVLFGIEDESARSRDLFRPGALAGLLPPGVYRFANAPHDARLAALAFALGSYRFARYRKADRPEVRLVPPDGVDATEINRMADAAMLARDLINTPANDMGPEELAAAAQDLAAEFGASFACTIGDELKTSFPLIHAVGMASDRAPRLIDIGWGDPAHPKVTLVGKGVCFDTGGLDLKPSSGMLIMKKDMGGAANVLALARMVMDAKLKVRLRVLIPAVENAVAGNAFRPLDIFTSRKGITVEIGNTDAEGRLVLADALALADEEKPDLLIDLGTLTGAARVALGPDLPPFYTNDEMLAADVARCAVKENDPLWRMPLWPPYDAWLDSKTATITNAPSGGFAGSIICALFLQRFVEHARSWLHVDIYGWTPSAKPARPEGGECQAARAIYTLLSERYA from the coding sequence ATGCCTTCTGTCTTCGAGACGTCGCCTACCGCCATTCCGATCACCTTCGTCACCAAGTCGAGCTGGGATCAGGTCGCTGAGCGGCTACCGGCGGCGCAACGCCAGTTCGCCACTGCGAGCGCCTTTACCGCAAAGCCGGGCGGCTATCTTGCGCTGCCCGCGCCCGATGGCGCGATCGCGCAAGTGCTGTTCGGGATCGAGGACGAAAGTGCAAGATCGCGCGACCTGTTCCGACCGGGCGCCCTGGCCGGCCTGCTGCCGCCGGGCGTCTATCGCTTCGCCAATGCACCGCACGATGCACGGCTCGCCGCACTCGCCTTCGCACTCGGCAGCTACCGCTTTGCCCGGTACCGCAAGGCGGATCGCCCCGAGGTCCGTCTCGTGCCACCCGACGGCGTCGACGCGACCGAGATCAACCGCATGGCGGACGCCGCAATGCTGGCGCGCGACCTCATCAACACGCCGGCCAACGACATGGGGCCGGAGGAGCTTGCCGCAGCCGCGCAGGATCTCGCCGCCGAATTCGGTGCAAGCTTTGCCTGCACCATCGGTGATGAGTTGAAGACGAGTTTTCCGCTGATCCACGCCGTCGGCATGGCCTCAGACCGCGCGCCGCGGCTGATCGACATCGGCTGGGGCGACCCGGCGCATCCCAAGGTGACGCTGGTCGGCAAGGGCGTCTGCTTCGACACCGGCGGGCTCGACCTGAAGCCTTCGAGCGGCATGCTGATCATGAAGAAGGACATGGGAGGCGCCGCCAACGTGCTGGCGCTGGCGCGCATGGTGATGGATGCGAAGCTGAAGGTACGTCTGCGCGTGCTGATTCCGGCCGTGGAGAACGCGGTGGCGGGCAATGCCTTTCGCCCGCTCGACATCTTCACCTCGCGCAAGGGCATCACGGTCGAGATCGGCAATACGGACGCGGAGGGACGGCTGGTGCTTGCCGACGCGCTGGCGCTGGCGGACGAGGAAAAGCCGGACCTGCTGATCGATCTCGGCACGCTGACGGGAGCGGCACGCGTCGCGCTGGGGCCGGATTTGCCGCCGTTTTACACCAACGATGAGATGCTTGCCGCCGACGTCGCACGATGCGCGGTGAAGGAGAACGATCCGCTGTGGCGCATGCCGCTGTGGCCGCCTTACGATGCGTGGCTGGACTCCAAGACCGCCACCATCACCAACGCACCATCAGGCGGCTTTGCCGGCTCGATCATCTGCGCACTGTTCCTGCAACGCTTCGTCGAACACGCCAGGAGCTGGCTGCATGTCGACATCTATGGCTGGACACCGTCGGCGAAGCCCGCACGCCCCGAGGGCGGCGAATGCCAGGCCGCGCGCGCGATCTACACATTGTTGAGCGAGCGCTATGCGTGA
- a CDS encoding tetratricopeptide repeat protein, whose amino-acid sequence MGLGGCTAMSKLSDVTGSVGPRAEAAPTDPARAAEVYGERYRANPKDADAALAYGQALRANGQHAQAAAVLEQATIANPGNKALMAQYGRALSDNGNFQQAFDVLTKAHSPDNPDWRLLSVQGTALDQMGRHEEARSYYASALKIAPGDPGVLSNLGLSYMLSRDLPKAEDALRQAYASPRANARVRQNLGLVVGLQGRFAEAETIVKADLPPDQAAANVAYLKEMLTRSDVKRGAPKRTPVASLGQPE is encoded by the coding sequence ATGGGCCTCGGCGGCTGCACGGCGATGTCGAAACTCTCCGACGTCACGGGCTCGGTCGGGCCGCGGGCGGAAGCCGCTCCCACCGATCCCGCGCGCGCTGCCGAAGTCTATGGCGAGCGCTATCGTGCCAATCCCAAGGACGCCGATGCGGCGCTCGCCTACGGCCAGGCCTTGCGCGCCAACGGCCAGCACGCCCAGGCCGCCGCCGTGCTCGAGCAGGCGACCATCGCCAATCCCGGCAACAAGGCGCTGATGGCCCAATACGGCCGCGCGCTCTCCGACAACGGCAATTTCCAGCAAGCCTTCGACGTGCTGACGAAGGCGCATTCGCCCGACAACCCGGATTGGCGGCTGCTCTCGGTGCAGGGGACCGCGCTCGATCAGATGGGCCGCCACGAGGAAGCGCGTTCCTATTACGCGAGCGCGCTCAAGATTGCGCCTGGCGATCCCGGCGTGCTCTCCAATCTCGGCCTGTCCTACATGTTGTCGCGAGACCTGCCGAAGGCCGAAGACGCGCTGCGGCAAGCCTATGCCTCGCCGCGCGCAAACGCGCGGGTGCGGCAAAATCTCGGTCTGGTCGTCGGTCTCCAGGGCCGCTTCGCCGAGGCCGAGACCATCGTGAAGGCGGACCTGCCGCCGGACCAGGCTGCCGCCAATGTCGCCTATCTCAAGGAAATGCTGACCCGCAGCGACGTCAAGCGGGGTGCGCCGAAGCGGACTCCGGTCGCCTCGCTCGGCCAGCCCGAGTGA
- a CDS encoding extracellular solute-binding protein — protein sequence MAQLSRRHVLALGAGGAFSASWLRGAAASEMHAEAHGMSAFGDLKYPADFHHFDYVNVDAPKGGTFSLIPSVRAYNQSYQTFNSLNAFILKGDGAQGMDMTFAPLMVRANDEPDGMYGLAAKSVNISADKLVYRFTMRPEAKFHDGTKLTAHDAAFSLTSLKTKGHPLIIVQMRDMVSAEAVDDATLVVTFAKGRARDVPLYVASLPIFSKAYYASRAFDETSLDIPLGSGPYKVGKFEVNRYIEYERVKDWWAADLPPCRGSYNFDVVRYEFYRDRDVAFEGFTGKNYLYREEFTARIWATRYDFPAVKDGRVKMEVVPDDTPSGAQGWFINTRREKFRDPRVREALIDAFDFEWTNKTIMYGAYARTVSPFQNSDLMASDGPPPPEELKLLEPFRGQVPAEVFAAPFTPPVSDGSGQDRSLLRKAQQLLSDAGLPIKDGKRVLPNGEIFRIEFLLDEASFQPHHGPYIKNLATLGIEASVRLVDAVQHKARQEDFDFDMTIQRFSMSATPGDAMRAFFSSQVAATKGSYNLAGVASPAIDAMIEKIMAADSREDLTIACRAFDRLFRAGRYWVPQWYNKTHRLAYWDQFGHPQKPPRYANGVGAPDIWWYEGGKAAKLDQAKQP from the coding sequence ATGGCGCAGCTTTCACGCCGGCATGTGCTGGCCTTGGGTGCCGGTGGCGCGTTCAGCGCCTCCTGGCTCCGGGGCGCGGCAGCGTCCGAGATGCATGCAGAGGCCCACGGCATGTCGGCCTTCGGCGACCTCAAATATCCCGCCGACTTCCATCACTTCGACTACGTCAATGTCGACGCGCCGAAGGGCGGCACCTTCTCGCTTATCCCGTCGGTGCGCGCCTACAACCAGTCCTACCAGACCTTCAACTCGCTCAATGCCTTCATCCTCAAAGGCGATGGCGCGCAGGGCATGGACATGACCTTTGCGCCGCTGATGGTGCGCGCCAATGACGAACCGGACGGGATGTACGGGCTTGCCGCCAAGTCTGTAAATATATCGGCAGACAAGCTGGTCTATCGCTTCACGATGCGGCCCGAGGCGAAATTCCACGACGGCACCAAGCTGACCGCGCACGACGCGGCGTTTTCGCTGACGTCGCTGAAGACGAAAGGCCATCCCCTGATCATCGTGCAGATGCGCGATATGGTCAGCGCGGAAGCCGTTGACGATGCGACGCTTGTCGTGACCTTCGCCAAGGGACGTGCGCGCGACGTGCCGCTCTATGTCGCGAGCCTGCCGATCTTCTCGAAAGCGTATTATGCCTCTCGCGCTTTCGACGAAACGTCGCTCGATATCCCGTTGGGCTCGGGGCCGTACAAGGTCGGCAAGTTCGAGGTCAACCGCTACATCGAATACGAGCGCGTCAAGGATTGGTGGGCTGCCGATCTGCCCCCCTGTCGCGGCAGCTACAATTTCGACGTCGTGCGCTACGAATTCTACCGCGACCGCGATGTCGCTTTCGAAGGTTTCACCGGCAAGAATTATCTCTACCGCGAGGAGTTCACTGCTCGTATCTGGGCGACCCGCTATGACTTCCCCGCGGTCAAGGACGGTCGCGTCAAGATGGAGGTCGTGCCCGACGACACGCCGTCCGGCGCGCAAGGATGGTTCATCAACACGCGGCGCGAAAAATTCAGGGATCCTCGCGTGCGTGAGGCACTGATCGACGCCTTCGACTTCGAGTGGACCAACAAGACCATCATGTACGGTGCTTATGCTCGCACGGTGTCGCCATTTCAGAATTCGGACCTGATGGCGAGCGACGGGCCTCCGCCGCCGGAAGAACTGAAGCTGCTGGAGCCGTTTCGCGGCCAGGTTCCCGCGGAGGTGTTCGCCGCACCGTTCACCCCGCCAGTCTCCGACGGCTCCGGGCAGGACCGCAGCCTGTTGCGCAAGGCGCAGCAATTGCTCAGCGACGCCGGCCTGCCAATCAAGGACGGCAAGAGGGTGCTGCCAAACGGAGAGATCTTCAGGATTGAATTCCTGTTGGACGAAGCTTCGTTCCAGCCGCACCATGGGCCCTACATCAAGAATCTCGCGACGCTCGGCATCGAAGCGAGCGTGCGCCTCGTCGATGCCGTACAACATAAGGCGCGCCAGGAAGATTTCGACTTCGATATGACGATCCAACGCTTCAGCATGTCGGCAACGCCGGGTGACGCCATGCGCGCGTTCTTCTCGTCGCAGGTCGCGGCAACGAAGGGCTCGTACAATCTCGCGGGCGTCGCCAGCCCGGCGATCGATGCCATGATCGAGAAGATCATGGCGGCCGACAGCCGCGAGGACTTGACCATCGCCTGCCGCGCCTTCGATCGCCTGTTTCGCGCCGGCCGTTATTGGGTGCCTCAATGGTATAACAAGACGCACCGGCTTGCTTATTGGGACCAATTCGGTCATCCGCAGAAGCCGCCGCGTTATGCCAACGGCGTCGGCGCTCCCGACATCTGGTGGTACGAGGGTGGCAAGGCCGCGAAGCTCGATCAGGCGAAACAGCCATGA
- a CDS encoding microcin C ABC transporter permease YejB, which yields MSAYIARRILLMIPTLLGILFVSFIVVQFAPGGPVERVIAQLSGADTGGTSRISGGSDFAQRAPGQLGAGGDAINSKYRGAQGLDPDFIKKLEVQFGFDKPAPERFALMVWNFARFDFGKSYFRDVSVLQLVKEKLPVSISLGIWLTLLTYLISIPLGIRKAVRDGTRFDTWTSSVLVLGYAIPGFLFAILLIILFAGGSFFNWFPLRGLTSDGWSQFPWYWKIIDYFWHLTLPLIAMGLGAFTTMTFLTKNSFLDEIRKQYVMTARAKGCSENRVLYGHVFRNAMLIVIAGFPSTFIHAFFSGSLLIETIFSLDGLGLLSFESVLNRDYPVVFGTLFIFSLVGLVINLISDLTYMWIDPRIDFEAREV from the coding sequence ATGAGCGCCTATATCGCCCGCCGCATCCTGCTGATGATCCCGACCTTGCTCGGGATCCTCTTCGTCTCCTTCATCGTCGTGCAGTTCGCGCCGGGCGGCCCGGTCGAGCGCGTGATCGCGCAGCTCTCGGGCGCCGACACCGGCGGCACCTCGCGCATTTCCGGCGGCAGCGACTTTGCGCAGCGCGCCCCGGGGCAGTTGGGGGCCGGCGGCGACGCCATCAATTCGAAATATCGCGGCGCGCAAGGCCTCGATCCAGACTTCATCAAAAAGCTGGAAGTGCAGTTCGGCTTCGACAAGCCGGCCCCTGAGCGCTTCGCGCTGATGGTCTGGAATTTCGCCCGCTTCGATTTCGGCAAGAGCTATTTTCGCGATGTCAGCGTGCTCCAGCTCGTCAAGGAGAAGTTGCCGGTCTCGATCTCGCTCGGCATCTGGCTGACGTTGCTCACTTACCTGATCTCGATTCCGCTCGGCATCCGCAAGGCGGTCAGGGACGGGACGCGCTTCGACACCTGGACGTCGAGCGTGCTCGTGCTCGGCTACGCCATACCCGGCTTCCTGTTCGCGATCCTCCTGATCATCCTGTTTGCCGGCGGCTCGTTCTTCAACTGGTTCCCGCTGCGCGGACTGACGTCGGACGGCTGGTCGCAATTTCCCTGGTACTGGAAGATCATCGATTACTTCTGGCATTTGACACTGCCGCTGATCGCCATGGGGCTCGGTGCGTTCACCACCATGACGTTCCTGACCAAGAACTCGTTTCTGGACGAGATCCGCAAGCAGTATGTGATGACCGCGCGCGCGAAGGGCTGCAGCGAGAACCGGGTGCTCTACGGTCACGTCTTCCGCAACGCGATGCTGATCGTCATCGCCGGCTTTCCCAGCACCTTTATTCACGCCTTCTTCTCGGGCTCGCTTCTGATCGAGACCATCTTCTCGCTGGACGGACTGGGACTACTCAGTTTCGAAAGCGTTCTCAACCGCGACTACCCCGTGGTGTTCGGCACGCTCTTCATCTTCTCGCTCGTCGGCCTCGTGATCAACCTGATCTCTGACCTGACCTATATGTGGATTGATCCGCGGATCGATTTCGAGGCGCGGGAGGTCTGA
- a CDS encoding metallophosphoesterase, protein MDRSFVIVQISDLHLDGSGRLLATIETLNAAIRERMADFPDVPDRILLITGDIVDDPTPPALDEALAVITSFRQTGLFTDIQAIAGNHDVKRPSQRAGRHDVYDYLHLPRTSKSVYYRQAGLDLVLLDSNRASLTTLASGNVDQSAYHALVSDSSRLSVELAGSLGSGGRADYAEPVENLVRVLALHHHPLPQATGEGKRFLGVPDEPLMYLAAPATFLEAATSLNVDLVLHGHRHVEGLTRYSIPDPRATSSESDEAFWRTIYVLSCPSSTGQAGDDAGFNVIHFGPMSHGGRTEYRFAIARYSRPRKDGVFRPLDSNLPHGVVRLSAGREFSRDPAVQSGIEIDACTTLKRDQVAAFARRLLLRRAFYADGEVDWADLLHVYLVTSHAWADLDSKFSRSARKHDLDAVAVVTSLLRRLVEQSANVLGIDDVQLDELRARRLVNRDDLRRELPRVVRPGIDVEIETRQRLQLLRDLNEQVKALGLDQGLGGEVPPQAPR, encoded by the coding sequence ATGGATAGATCTTTCGTCATCGTACAGATTTCCGACCTGCATCTGGACGGGTCTGGTCGGCTGCTTGCGACGATCGAGACGCTCAATGCCGCAATTCGCGAGAGGATGGCGGACTTCCCGGATGTTCCCGATCGCATCCTGCTGATCACCGGCGATATCGTCGACGACCCGACGCCGCCTGCGCTCGACGAAGCGCTCGCCGTCATTACGTCCTTCCGGCAGACCGGGCTGTTCACCGACATTCAGGCCATTGCCGGCAATCACGACGTCAAGCGCCCGAGCCAGCGTGCAGGCCGCCACGATGTGTATGATTACCTGCATTTGCCGCGGACCTCGAAGAGCGTCTACTACCGTCAGGCCGGTCTCGATCTGGTGCTGCTGGATTCGAACCGCGCGAGCCTCACGACGCTCGCGAGCGGCAACGTCGACCAGAGCGCCTATCACGCCCTGGTCTCGGATTCCTCGCGGCTGAGCGTCGAACTCGCGGGCAGCCTCGGGTCGGGCGGCCGCGCCGATTATGCCGAGCCGGTTGAAAACCTGGTGCGCGTGCTGGCGCTGCACCATCATCCACTGCCGCAGGCGACCGGAGAAGGAAAGCGGTTTCTCGGCGTGCCCGACGAGCCGCTGATGTATCTCGCCGCGCCCGCGACCTTCCTCGAAGCGGCGACATCGCTCAACGTCGATCTGGTTCTGCACGGACACCGGCATGTCGAAGGCTTGACGCGCTATTCGATTCCCGATCCGCGCGCCACGTCGAGTGAGAGCGATGAAGCATTCTGGCGCACGATCTACGTCCTGTCCTGTCCATCATCGACCGGGCAGGCCGGTGACGATGCCGGCTTCAACGTCATCCATTTCGGCCCGATGTCCCATGGCGGCCGCACCGAGTATCGCTTCGCGATCGCCCGCTACTCACGTCCGCGCAAGGATGGTGTCTTCAGGCCGCTCGATTCCAACCTGCCGCACGGCGTCGTCAGGCTGTCGGCCGGGCGCGAGTTTTCCCGAGATCCGGCCGTCCAGTCGGGCATCGAGATCGACGCATGCACGACGCTGAAACGGGATCAGGTCGCGGCATTCGCCCGCCGGCTCCTGCTACGCCGCGCCTTCTATGCCGACGGCGAGGTGGATTGGGCCGATTTGCTCCACGTCTATCTCGTGACCTCTCACGCCTGGGCCGATCTCGACAGCAAGTTCTCGAGATCCGCACGCAAGCATGACCTCGACGCAGTAGCCGTGGTGACATCGCTGCTGCGTCGGTTGGTCGAGCAATCTGCAAATGTGCTCGGCATCGACGACGTTCAGCTCGACGAGCTCCGCGCGAGGCGTCTGGTCAATCGTGACGATCTTCGGCGCGAATTGCCGAGGGTGGTGCGGCCGGGCATCGATGTCGAGATCGAAACGCGGCAACGACTGCAATTGCTGCGAGACCTGAACGAGCAGGTGAAGGCGCTGGGCCTCGATCAGGGCCTCGGCGGCGAGGTGCCGCCGCAGGCGCCGCGGTGA
- a CDS encoding ABC transporter permease: protein MTLAAPTTPIETTAKSPLGSAVPITRKPFVPSPLNRRRWQNFKANRRGYWSFWIFLILFVVSLFAELIANDRPFLIKYDGHLYWPSVVTYSETTFGGDFETAADYRDPYLQKLIREKGGSIVWPLIRYSYDTHNLDLPTPAPSRPTWMLTEAQCKPVVEKKGLKSCRDLEYNWLGTDDQGRDVVARLIYGFRISVLFGLCLTIVSSVVGIAAGAVQGYFGGWIDLLFQRFIEIWTAIPSLYLLLILSSVLVPGFFVLLGILLLFSWVSLVGLVRAEFLRGRNFEYIQAARALGVSNKVIMFRHLLPNAMVATMTFLPFIVSSSVMTLTALDFLGFGLPPGSPSLGELLSQGKSNVQAPWLGFSGFFSVAIMLSLLIFVGEAVRDAFDPRKTFR from the coding sequence ATGACGCTGGCCGCTCCCACCACGCCGATCGAAACCACTGCGAAGTCGCCGCTCGGCAGTGCCGTGCCGATCACGCGCAAACCGTTCGTGCCGTCGCCGCTCAACAGGCGCCGGTGGCAGAATTTCAAGGCGAACCGGCGCGGCTACTGGTCGTTCTGGATCTTCCTGATCCTGTTTGTGGTGTCGCTGTTCGCCGAGTTGATTGCCAATGATCGGCCGTTCCTGATCAAATATGACGGCCACCTCTATTGGCCGTCCGTCGTCACCTATTCGGAAACCACTTTCGGCGGCGACTTCGAAACGGCGGCCGACTATCGCGATCCCTACTTGCAGAAGCTGATCAGGGAGAAGGGCGGCAGCATCGTCTGGCCGCTGATCCGCTATTCCTACGACACCCACAATCTCGATCTGCCGACGCCGGCGCCGTCGCGGCCGACCTGGATGTTGACGGAAGCGCAGTGCAAGCCCGTCGTCGAGAAGAAGGGCCTCAAGAGCTGCCGCGATCTCGAATACAACTGGCTTGGCACCGACGATCAGGGCCGCGACGTGGTGGCGCGGCTGATCTACGGCTTCCGCATTTCGGTGCTGTTCGGCCTCTGCCTGACCATCGTCTCCTCCGTCGTCGGCATCGCGGCCGGCGCGGTGCAGGGCTATTTCGGCGGCTGGATCGACCTGTTGTTCCAGCGTTTCATCGAGATATGGACTGCGATCCCTTCGCTCTATCTGCTGCTGATCCTGTCGTCGGTGCTGGTGCCCGGTTTCTTCGTGCTCCTCGGCATCCTGCTGTTGTTTTCCTGGGTGTCGCTGGTCGGGCTTGTGCGCGCGGAATTCCTGCGCGGGCGCAATTTCGAGTACATCCAGGCGGCGCGGGCGCTCGGCGTGTCGAACAAGGTCATCATGTTCCGGCATCTGTTGCCGAACGCGATGGTCGCGACCATGACATTCCTGCCGTTCATCGTGTCGAGTTCGGTGATGACGCTGACGGCGCTCGACTTCCTGGGGTTCGGACTGCCGCCCGGCTCGCCGTCGCTCGGCGAGCTGCTGTCGCAGGGCAAGTCCAACGTGCAGGCGCCCTGGCTCGGTTTCTCCGGCTTCTTCTCGGTCGCGATCATGCTGTCGCTCTTGATCTTCGTCGGCGAGGCCGTGCGCGACGCGTTCGATCCGCGCAAGACGTTCAGGTAA